One genomic segment of Occultella kanbiaonis includes these proteins:
- a CDS encoding S8 family serine peptidase, translating into MRTPLMFARRLVVAASAAAAMVATMAVAIIPAAAEPTTPAVPATADEKFTDEAMSTLSAADSADFWIRFADRADLSAAAATADWDARGVAVHDALVQTAEAAQAGVVAELTAAGATFESHWISNAILVQGGSLDLARQAASSSEVLEIRQTTTYPAEEPVAGPTVETSSMGRNVLEWGISAINADDVWAEYGVTGEGITVANIDSGVQGDHPALAAHYRGLQADGTVDNNYNWFDVAGACDGSPCDTDGHGTHTMGTMIGSDGGANQIGVAPGADWIAANGCSTCADADLIASGEWVIAPTDSAGGNADPTKRPHIVNNSWGSRTPTNDPFMEDVIAAWEAAGIFGTWSNGNSGPSCSTSGSPGSRTLTYSVGAFDSGGNIASFSARGPGQDGTIKPNIAAPGANVRSSVPGDAYGTASGTSMAAPHLAGAIALLWSAAPSLIGDIAGTQALLDATATDVDDTTCGGTAEDNNVWGEGRLDALALVQAAPTAEAGTLTGTVTSSDGGPIAGATVTVTGENERVLTTDENGAFTGTFVAGAYTVTATAFGYASATADVTVVAEETVSVDLVLEAAASFAVSGTVTNEADGAPVAGATVAFTGAPIEPVTTGADGTYAVADVPAGTYTVTITGDRCSAPFSTELVVDGDETLDAALVGLQDDYGYFCSVGTDGYRQGDTLLALTGDDAAVAVELPFAFPFYGGSYSTAYVSTNGHVNFLAAITAYANAALPTAAAPNAAVYGFWDDLTFGNGGTAYTATTTIDGEDAFVIEYRDVSPFSSTDTVSFSITLFAGGDVEIGYGPASNAENPRLLGNSATVGIENESGTVASQYSFNEPVLATGSSVRYELPPNGTVFGNVTDFNDGLAVAGATVTATPDDGGEPRTVTTDANGDYNLLLFFGAYTVDIEAPGYTTRTRDVVINVDGERNRFSPQLKTGIATVAPPSYSWTLTEGQTRTADLTISNSGSAPLAYTIGELPRAVNEAAAVPALSTAALDAAVVPAGNTSLAQVNSAFAELEEAAAQTDPNARTALGLYTDGQRDQLAAPVTPDAVGDILAQWDSNLSGVAWGVGYTGDVWISDAEQVVNQQYSTAGTPGSQFPANWGGTWSGDLAQDSTTGDLCQVNVGGDNGIHCFEEATGAATTTLTGSPWSSISQRGLAYNAAEDVFYIGGWNEGIIYTVAGTTHATPGETLAQCTPEDPSIAGIAYNPTSNTIWYVNSALVTSFFQISPEDCSTITTVAYPVAGEGPGSGLDLDATGALWTANQLTGEVYLVDVGDPNVTDVPWLTVTPAEGTVRAGRSVTLDVTVDTTGLAPGVYGANILVQTNAGRVPTITVPVTLIVSAYQVGVNAGGGAYTDAAEFAWSADQPLSAGDWGWTGQRTETEATDLAIGGTTEDTLFQTRRTGIFSYVFTDAPAGTYAIDLGFAEFDADYPERDRLFDVLVNGEYALVAVDVAEEAGGLWADQHTVIVEHEGGDLEVEFANRRSYEYPILNTLAVTERGDL; encoded by the coding sequence GTGCGTACACCCCTGATGTTCGCCAGACGACTGGTGGTCGCCGCCTCTGCGGCAGCGGCGATGGTCGCGACGATGGCCGTCGCAATCATCCCCGCTGCCGCGGAGCCGACGACTCCGGCCGTCCCGGCCACAGCCGACGAGAAATTCACGGACGAGGCGATGTCGACACTGTCGGCAGCCGACTCCGCGGACTTCTGGATCCGCTTCGCCGACCGCGCAGACCTGAGCGCGGCGGCGGCGACCGCCGACTGGGACGCCCGCGGCGTCGCCGTCCACGACGCCCTCGTCCAGACCGCCGAGGCCGCTCAGGCCGGCGTGGTCGCCGAGCTCACCGCGGCCGGCGCCACCTTCGAGAGCCACTGGATCTCGAACGCGATCCTGGTCCAGGGTGGCTCCCTCGACCTGGCCCGCCAGGCTGCGTCGAGCAGCGAGGTCCTCGAGATCCGGCAGACCACGACCTACCCGGCCGAGGAACCTGTCGCCGGCCCCACGGTCGAGACCTCCTCGATGGGTCGCAACGTCCTCGAATGGGGCATCAGCGCCATCAACGCCGATGACGTCTGGGCCGAGTACGGCGTGACCGGCGAGGGCATCACCGTCGCGAACATCGACTCCGGCGTCCAGGGTGACCACCCGGCGCTCGCCGCGCACTACCGCGGCCTCCAGGCCGATGGCACGGTGGACAACAACTACAACTGGTTCGACGTCGCCGGCGCCTGTGACGGCTCCCCGTGTGACACCGACGGTCACGGCACCCACACGATGGGCACGATGATCGGCAGCGACGGTGGCGCCAACCAGATCGGTGTCGCCCCCGGCGCCGACTGGATCGCCGCGAACGGCTGCTCCACCTGCGCCGACGCCGACCTGATCGCCTCCGGCGAGTGGGTCATCGCGCCGACCGACTCCGCAGGTGGGAACGCCGACCCGACGAAGCGCCCGCACATCGTGAACAACTCCTGGGGCTCGCGCACCCCGACGAACGACCCGTTCATGGAGGACGTCATCGCCGCATGGGAGGCCGCCGGGATCTTCGGCACCTGGTCCAACGGCAACAGCGGACCGTCCTGCTCCACGTCCGGATCCCCGGGCAGCCGGACCCTCACCTACTCGGTCGGGGCCTTCGACTCCGGCGGCAACATCGCCTCGTTCTCCGCCCGTGGCCCCGGCCAGGACGGCACCATCAAGCCGAACATCGCGGCCCCCGGTGCGAACGTGCGCTCCTCGGTCCCGGGCGACGCCTACGGTACGGCGTCGGGCACCTCGATGGCGGCCCCGCACCTGGCCGGGGCGATCGCCCTGCTGTGGAGCGCGGCACCGTCGCTGATCGGTGACATCGCCGGCACCCAGGCCCTCCTGGACGCAACCGCCACGGACGTCGACGACACCACCTGTGGTGGCACGGCCGAGGACAACAACGTCTGGGGTGAGGGTCGTCTCGACGCCCTCGCGCTCGTCCAGGCCGCACCCACCGCCGAGGCAGGCACCCTGACCGGCACGGTCACCAGCTCCGACGGCGGCCCGATCGCGGGTGCGACCGTCACCGTCACCGGTGAGAACGAGCGGGTCCTGACCACCGACGAGAACGGCGCCTTCACTGGCACGTTCGTCGCCGGGGCCTACACCGTGACCGCGACCGCGTTCGGATACGCCTCGGCCACGGCCGACGTCACCGTCGTAGCCGAGGAGACCGTCAGCGTGGACCTGGTACTGGAGGCAGCGGCGTCGTTCGCGGTCTCCGGGACCGTCACGAACGAGGCCGACGGCGCACCCGTGGCGGGCGCGACCGTCGCCTTCACAGGTGCCCCGATCGAGCCGGTCACCACGGGTGCGGACGGTACCTACGCCGTCGCCGACGTGCCGGCCGGCACGTACACCGTCACCATCACCGGTGATCGGTGCAGCGCTCCGTTCTCGACCGAGCTCGTGGTCGACGGTGACGAGACGCTCGACGCGGCGCTCGTCGGCCTCCAGGACGACTACGGGTACTTCTGCTCCGTCGGCACCGACGGGTACCGACAGGGCGACACCCTGCTCGCCCTGACCGGTGACGACGCCGCGGTGGCCGTGGAGCTACCGTTCGCGTTCCCGTTCTACGGGGGCTCCTACTCGACGGCGTACGTGTCCACGAACGGGCACGTGAACTTCCTCGCCGCGATCACCGCGTACGCCAACGCGGCACTGCCGACGGCGGCCGCACCGAACGCCGCCGTCTACGGGTTCTGGGACGACTTGACCTTCGGCAACGGCGGCACCGCCTACACGGCGACCACCACGATCGACGGTGAGGACGCGTTCGTCATCGAGTACCGGGACGTGAGCCCGTTCTCGAGCACGGACACCGTGAGCTTCTCGATCACCCTGTTCGCCGGCGGCGACGTGGAGATCGGCTACGGCCCGGCCTCCAACGCGGAGAACCCGCGCCTGCTCGGTAACTCGGCAACGGTCGGCATCGAGAACGAGTCCGGCACGGTCGCGAGCCAGTACTCCTTCAACGAGCCCGTCCTGGCCACGGGGTCGTCGGTGCGGTACGAACTGCCGCCGAACGGCACCGTGTTCGGGAACGTGACGGACTTCAACGACGGCCTGGCCGTCGCTGGGGCGACGGTCACGGCCACCCCGGATGACGGTGGCGAGCCGCGGACGGTCACCACCGACGCGAACGGCGACTACAACCTGTTGCTGTTCTTCGGCGCGTACACCGTCGACATCGAGGCCCCGGGGTACACCACCCGCACGCGGGACGTCGTGATCAACGTCGACGGCGAACGCAACCGGTTCTCCCCGCAGCTGAAGACGGGCATCGCAACGGTCGCTCCGCCGTCGTACTCCTGGACCCTCACCGAGGGCCAGACCCGCACGGCGGACCTGACCATCTCCAACTCCGGCTCGGCCCCGCTCGCCTACACCATCGGTGAGCTCCCCCGGGCGGTCAACGAGGCGGCGGCGGTGCCGGCGCTCTCGACGGCCGCACTGGACGCAGCCGTGGTGCCCGCGGGCAACACCTCGCTGGCGCAGGTCAACTCGGCCTTTGCCGAACTCGAGGAGGCGGCCGCTCAGACCGACCCGAACGCCCGCACGGCGCTGGGCCTGTACACGGACGGCCAGCGCGACCAGCTGGCCGCACCGGTCACGCCGGACGCCGTCGGGGACATCCTGGCCCAGTGGGACTCCAACCTGTCCGGGGTCGCCTGGGGCGTCGGGTACACCGGCGACGTGTGGATCTCCGACGCGGAGCAGGTCGTCAACCAGCAGTACTCGACGGCCGGTACACCGGGCAGCCAGTTCCCGGCGAACTGGGGCGGCACCTGGTCCGGTGACCTCGCCCAGGACTCCACGACCGGGGACCTGTGCCAGGTGAACGTCGGCGGGGACAACGGGATCCACTGCTTCGAGGAGGCGACGGGGGCGGCCACCACCACCCTCACCGGCTCCCCGTGGTCGTCCATCTCCCAGCGCGGGCTGGCCTACAACGCAGCCGAGGACGTCTTCTACATCGGCGGTTGGAACGAGGGCATCATCTACACGGTGGCGGGCACCACGCACGCCACCCCGGGTGAGACCCTCGCCCAGTGCACGCCGGAGGACCCGTCCATCGCGGGCATCGCGTACAACCCCACCTCGAACACGATCTGGTACGTGAACAGCGCGCTGGTCACGTCGTTCTTCCAGATCTCGCCCGAGGACTGCTCGACGATCACCACGGTCGCCTACCCGGTGGCCGGTGAGGGCCCGGGCTCCGGCCTGGACCTGGACGCCACCGGCGCCCTCTGGACGGCGAACCAGCTGACCGGCGAGGTCTACCTCGTGGACGTCGGCGACCCGAACGTCACGGACGTGCCGTGGCTGACGGTCACCCCGGCCGAGGGCACCGTGCGGGCCGGTCGGTCCGTCACGCTGGACGTCACGGTGGACACCACGGGCCTCGCGCCCGGGGTGTACGGCGCGAACATCCTGGTGCAGACGAACGCCGGGCGGGTCCCGACGATCACGGTCCCGGTGACCCTGATCGTCTCCGCCTACCAGGTCGGTGTGAACGCCGGAGGCGGCGCCTACACCGACGCCGCGGAGTTCGCCTGGTCTGCCGATCAGCCGCTCTCCGCGGGTGACTGGGGCTGGACGGGTCAGCGCACCGAGACCGAGGCGACCGACCTCGCGATCGGCGGCACCACGGAGGACACGCTGTTCCAGACCCGGCGCACCGGGATCTTCAGCTACGTGTTCACCGACGCGCCGGCCGGGACGTACGCGATCGACCTCGGGTTCGCCGAGTTCGACGCGGACTACCCGGAGCGTGACCGCCTGTTCGACGTGCTGGTCAACGGCGAGTACGCGTTGGTCGCCGTGGACGTCGCGGAGGAGGCCGGCGGCCTGTGGGCCGACCAGCACACCGTGATCGTCGAGCACGAGGGCGGCGATCTGGAGGTCGAGTTCGCCAACCGGCGCAGCTACGAGTACCCGATCCTGAACACGCTGGCTGTCACCGAGCGGGGTGACCTGTGA
- a CDS encoding PQQ-dependent sugar dehydrogenase, with protein sequence MRRTIRPPRSVRPARALLIAATLALAAGCTADPEGGPVPEPSATTPAGSTEPEPTTAEPDGPTETTPPPSGPPAEITDVRVGATIATGLQTPWGVAFAPDGSALVTERDSGRVLRVTDDGVTALDAGGSGGAVPDVAHGGEGGLLGIAVGPDGGVYLYLTTSADNRVIRMDLDGDALVDPRVVLDGIPAAGNHNGGRLAFGPDGFLYVSTGDAGRTSRAQDLDSLGGKILRLTTTGEPAPGNPFGTEVYSYGHRNVQGLGWTSDGRLYASEFGQNNLDELNIITPGGNYGWPQVEGWAGTGEYLDPVVTWPTSEASPSGIAVTDAGVWLAALRGERLWYVPITPDGVGEPSSYLDLGRLRAVTLTPDGELWVATSNTDGRGEVRDGDDRIVELDVS encoded by the coding sequence ATGCGACGGACCATCCGGCCCCCTCGGAGCGTCCGACCTGCACGCGCGCTGCTGATCGCCGCCACCCTCGCGCTCGCGGCCGGCTGCACCGCGGATCCCGAGGGCGGCCCCGTCCCCGAGCCGAGCGCGACCACCCCGGCGGGCTCCACCGAGCCCGAGCCCACCACCGCCGAACCGGACGGACCCACCGAGACGACGCCCCCGCCGTCGGGCCCTCCTGCCGAGATCACCGACGTGCGCGTCGGCGCCACGATCGCGACCGGCCTGCAGACGCCCTGGGGCGTCGCGTTCGCGCCGGACGGCTCCGCACTCGTCACCGAGCGGGACTCAGGGCGGGTGCTGCGGGTCACCGACGACGGCGTCACCGCGCTGGACGCCGGCGGGTCGGGCGGCGCGGTGCCGGACGTCGCCCACGGCGGCGAGGGCGGCCTGCTCGGGATCGCCGTCGGGCCGGACGGCGGCGTGTATCTGTACCTGACCACGAGCGCCGACAACCGGGTGATCCGGATGGACCTCGACGGCGACGCCCTGGTGGACCCGCGGGTGGTCCTGGACGGCATCCCCGCAGCCGGGAACCACAACGGTGGCCGGCTCGCGTTCGGCCCGGACGGCTTCCTGTACGTGAGCACCGGCGATGCCGGCCGGACGTCCCGGGCGCAGGATCTGGACAGTCTCGGCGGCAAGATCCTGCGCCTGACCACGACCGGCGAGCCGGCACCCGGCAACCCGTTCGGCACCGAGGTGTACAGCTACGGCCACCGCAACGTCCAGGGCCTCGGCTGGACCAGCGACGGGCGGCTGTACGCCTCCGAGTTCGGGCAGAACAACCTCGACGAGCTCAACATCATCACTCCGGGCGGCAACTACGGCTGGCCGCAGGTCGAGGGCTGGGCCGGGACCGGCGAGTACCTCGATCCCGTGGTGACCTGGCCGACGTCGGAGGCCTCGCCGTCGGGCATCGCGGTGACGGACGCCGGCGTCTGGCTCGCCGCGCTGCGCGGCGAGCGGCTCTGGTACGTGCCGATCACGCCCGACGGCGTGGGCGAGCCGAGCTCCTACCTGGACCTGGGCAGGCTGCGGGCCGTGACGCTCACGCCGGACGGCGAGCTGTGGGTGGCGACGTCGAACACCGACGGCCGCGGCGAGGTCCGCGACGGCGACGACCGGATCGTCGAGCTGGACGTCTCGTAG
- a CDS encoding pyrimidine reductase family protein, translating to MTTAPEPADEPAFDTGDLLAAYAVADRTEAHLRVNFISSIDGAATHDGLSGALNNAADKQVFDTLRRLCDVVIVGAGTVRAEGYVGMRLPEPDAAWRREHGLAEHPVFAIVSARLALDPASAVFTDAPVRPIVFTGPAAPESQRAALAQVADVIVCEGPGSAPVTSGAGVPGGIDAHAMRRELAGRGLTQMLCEGGPHLFGTLIGADAVDEVCLTVSPVLEGGPAGRIARGGPQRTLGMRLAHVESAGDMLFLRYQRRDA from the coding sequence ATGACCACGGCACCCGAGCCCGCCGACGAGCCGGCCTTCGACACCGGAGACCTGCTCGCCGCCTACGCCGTCGCCGACCGCACCGAGGCCCACCTGCGGGTGAACTTCATCTCCAGCATCGACGGCGCCGCCACCCACGACGGCCTGTCCGGTGCCCTGAACAACGCGGCCGACAAGCAGGTCTTCGACACCCTGCGCCGGCTCTGCGACGTGGTGATCGTCGGCGCCGGCACCGTCCGCGCCGAGGGGTACGTGGGGATGCGGCTGCCCGAGCCGGATGCCGCCTGGCGCCGGGAGCACGGGCTGGCCGAGCACCCGGTGTTCGCGATCGTGTCCGCACGGCTGGCCCTTGACCCGGCGTCAGCGGTGTTCACCGACGCGCCCGTGCGGCCGATCGTGTTCACCGGCCCGGCCGCGCCCGAGTCGCAGCGCGCAGCCCTGGCGCAGGTCGCCGACGTCATCGTGTGCGAGGGGCCCGGCAGCGCGCCGGTGACGAGCGGGGCCGGCGTGCCCGGCGGCATCGACGCCCACGCCATGCGCCGCGAACTCGCCGGGCGTGGCCTGACCCAGATGCTCTGCGAGGGCGGCCCGCACCTGTTCGGCACCCTGATCGGCGCGGACGCCGTGGACGAGGTGTGCCTGACCGTGAGCCCCGTCCTCGAGGGCGGCCCGGCCGGACGGATCGCCCGCGGCGGCCCGCAGCGCACCCTGGGCATGCGCCTCGCGCACGTGGAGTCCGCCGGTGACATGCTGTTCCTGCGGTATCAGCGCCGAGACGCCTAG
- the folP gene encoding dihydropteroate synthase, with the protein MGRVPGDPGMEARATMTHATLCPDPVRRLAPRTIGSRTFDFANRVAVMAIVNRTPDSFYDGGATFALDAAVSAAVRAADDGADWVDVGGMAFSPDTPELSVAEELDRVLGVIEGIRAASDVVISVDTYRPEVARACVAAGADVINDTMGLRVDGMAETVAETGATAVIAHSIAQPHRHHPRPTYGDVVTEIAQFLRDKVELALAAGIAPDRIVIDPGHDLNKNTLHSLEITRRLAEITEIGLPTLVALSNKDFVGETLDAPRGDRLIGTLAATVMCIERGARIVRAHNVAPTVQTIRMAEAVLGLREPAWTRHNM; encoded by the coding sequence ATGGGACGCGTACCCGGTGATCCCGGCATGGAGGCCCGCGCCACGATGACGCACGCAACGCTCTGCCCGGACCCGGTCCGCCGCCTGGCACCCCGCACGATCGGGTCGCGCACGTTCGACTTCGCGAACCGGGTGGCCGTGATGGCCATCGTGAACCGCACCCCGGACTCCTTCTACGACGGCGGAGCCACCTTCGCGCTCGACGCGGCGGTGTCCGCGGCGGTGCGCGCGGCCGACGACGGCGCGGACTGGGTGGACGTGGGCGGCATGGCGTTCTCGCCGGACACCCCCGAGCTGAGCGTCGCCGAGGAGCTCGACCGGGTGCTCGGCGTGATCGAGGGGATCCGGGCGGCGTCCGACGTGGTGATCTCCGTGGACACCTACCGCCCGGAGGTGGCCCGGGCCTGCGTGGCCGCCGGCGCCGACGTCATCAACGACACGATGGGGCTGCGGGTGGACGGGATGGCCGAGACCGTCGCCGAGACCGGCGCCACCGCGGTGATCGCCCACTCGATCGCGCAGCCGCACCGCCACCATCCCCGGCCGACGTACGGCGACGTCGTGACCGAGATCGCCCAGTTCCTGCGCGACAAGGTCGAGCTGGCGCTCGCGGCCGGGATCGCGCCGGACCGGATCGTGATCGACCCGGGCCACGACCTGAACAAGAACACGCTGCACTCGCTGGAGATCACCCGCCGTCTGGCCGAGATCACCGAGATCGGCCTGCCCACCCTGGTGGCGCTGTCCAACAAGGACTTCGTGGGGGAGACGCTCGACGCCCCGCGCGGGGACCGGCTGATCGGCACCCTCGCCGCGACCGTGATGTGCATCGAGCGGGGCGCCCGGATCGTGCGTGCCCACAACGTGGCGCCGACCGTGCAGACGATCCGGATGGCCGAGGCCGTGCTCGGGCTGCGCGAGCCCGCCTGGACCCGGCACAACATGTGA
- a CDS encoding NAD(P)/FAD-dependent oxidoreductase — MAEQTFVIIGGGLAGATAATTLREQGFTGRVVLFAGEDEVPYIRPPLSKEFLAGSADRAEPQVHPESWYAENSVELRRGTSVRELRPAAHEVLLDGGETLGYDKVLLATGASSRHLRGDAYPDLRGVYYLRTFAESEALRAALADGGRRVVIVGAGWIGLEVAAAARGYGNDVTVLGREDVPLEPALGAELGAYFGALHARNGVDVRMQVEVDGFEGDSEIRGVRLAAGEVVGADVVVVGVGAVPNTELARAAGLRVEGGVVVDAALRAEGDGDGLADVYAAGDVASAFHPVLGKHLHVDHWANAERQGAAAARSMLGGDVTFDRVPYFYTDQFDLGMEFSGYGDLMPGSRLVYRGDRGGGEFIAFWVTGPDDAARVVAGMNVNVWDVNEQIDALIASGRGVDVARLADPEVAIADL, encoded by the coding sequence ATGGCTGAGCAGACGTTCGTGATCATCGGTGGCGGGCTGGCCGGGGCCACCGCCGCGACCACCCTGCGCGAGCAGGGTTTCACCGGCCGGGTGGTGCTGTTCGCAGGTGAGGACGAGGTGCCCTACATCCGCCCGCCGCTGTCGAAGGAGTTCCTCGCAGGATCGGCGGACCGGGCCGAGCCGCAGGTGCACCCGGAGTCCTGGTACGCCGAGAACTCCGTGGAGCTGCGCCGCGGCACGTCCGTGCGCGAACTGCGCCCGGCCGCGCACGAGGTGCTGCTCGACGGCGGCGAGACGCTCGGTTACGACAAGGTGCTGCTCGCCACGGGTGCGTCCTCGCGGCACCTGCGCGGCGATGCCTACCCGGACCTGCGCGGGGTGTACTACCTGCGCACGTTCGCCGAGTCCGAGGCGCTGCGCGCCGCTCTGGCCGACGGCGGCCGTCGCGTCGTCATCGTCGGTGCCGGTTGGATCGGGCTCGAGGTGGCCGCGGCCGCCCGTGGCTACGGCAACGATGTGACCGTGCTCGGCCGCGAGGACGTCCCGCTCGAGCCCGCGCTCGGCGCGGAGCTCGGGGCGTACTTCGGGGCGCTGCACGCCCGCAACGGCGTGGACGTGCGGATGCAGGTCGAGGTCGATGGGTTCGAGGGGGACTCCGAGATCCGCGGGGTACGCCTGGCCGCCGGTGAGGTGGTCGGCGCCGACGTGGTCGTGGTCGGGGTCGGCGCGGTGCCCAACACCGAACTGGCGCGGGCCGCCGGGCTGCGGGTCGAGGGTGGCGTGGTCGTGGACGCCGCGCTGCGCGCCGAGGGCGACGGCGACGGCCTCGCGGACGTCTACGCCGCCGGCGACGTCGCCAGCGCGTTCCACCCGGTGCTCGGCAAGCACCTGCACGTCGACCACTGGGCCAACGCCGAACGCCAGGGCGCCGCGGCGGCCCGGTCGATGCTCGGCGGGGACGTCACCTTCGACCGGGTGCCGTACTTCTACACCGACCAGTTCGACCTGGGCATGGAGTTCTCCGGCTACGGCGATCTGATGCCCGGCTCCCGGTTGGTCTACCGCGGCGACCGGGGAGGCGGCGAGTTCATCGCGTTCTGGGTCACCGGACCCGATGACGCGGCCCGCGTGGTCGCCGGGATGAACGTCAACGTCTGGGACGTGAACGAGCAGATCGACGCCCTGATCGCGTCCGGCCGCGGGGTGGACGTGGCCCGGCTGGCCGACCCGGAGGTCGCGATCGCGGATCTCTGA
- the folE gene encoding GTP cyclohydrolase I FolE, translating to MDDLTTLTAEPPSLRSAPGQPRDTADGSDAVDRLHGPTDDPPIDRAKAITAVGDLLAGLGRDVRGPHLRDTPRRVVDAYLEMLTPRAFTLTTFGNDENYNELVLVRDVPFHSLCEHHLLPFTGVAHVAYLPGQRLVGLSKLARVVEHFARDLQVQERLTQQIADFLAERLDPRGVGVVLDAEHECMSLRGVGARGARTVTSALHGVLRDDARSRSEFLALTGLR from the coding sequence ATGGACGACCTGACCACCCTCACCGCCGAGCCGCCGAGCCTTCGGTCCGCCCCCGGGCAACCGCGCGACACCGCCGACGGAAGTGACGCCGTCGACCGCCTGCACGGGCCGACCGACGACCCACCGATCGACCGCGCGAAGGCGATCACCGCCGTCGGTGACCTCCTCGCGGGCCTCGGCCGCGACGTGCGCGGACCGCACCTGCGGGACACGCCCCGGCGGGTCGTGGACGCCTACCTGGAGATGCTCACCCCGCGCGCGTTCACCCTCACCACGTTCGGCAACGACGAGAACTACAACGAGCTCGTGCTGGTCCGCGACGTGCCGTTCCACTCGTTGTGCGAGCACCACCTGCTGCCGTTCACCGGCGTCGCGCACGTCGCCTACCTCCCCGGGCAACGGCTCGTGGGGCTGTCCAAGCTGGCCCGGGTGGTGGAGCACTTCGCGCGTGACCTGCAGGTCCAGGAGCGCCTCACCCAGCAGATCGCCGACTTCCTCGCCGAGCGGCTCGACCCCCGCGGGGTGGGCGTGGTCCTCGATGCCGAGCACGAGTGCATGTCCCTGCGCGGCGTCGGGGCGCGGGGCGCGCGGACCGTGACCAGCGCCCTGCACGGCGTGTTGCGCGACGACGCGCGCTCGCGCAGCGAGTTCCTCGCCCTCACCGGGCTGCGCTGA
- a CDS encoding helix-turn-helix transcriptional regulator, protein MVTDATHRLAALEHPTRRALYDLIAEAAEPVGREAAAGALGLSRSTAAFHLDALATAGLLAVEFRRLGGRRGPGAGRPTKRYTRAAEEISVSVPPRHYELAADLFAGAIAESTRTGAGVRDVLRERAAADGRARGERAGTFEAALASVGFTPREEPAGDLVMGNCPFHQLAQAHTELVCELNYSLVRGMAEGAACGRRVVADPGAGRCCVRAEAGPDQGAGATLTERPDVSPGPRS, encoded by the coding sequence ATGGTCACCGACGCCACCCACCGGCTCGCCGCGCTGGAGCACCCGACGCGCCGCGCGCTGTACGACCTGATCGCCGAGGCCGCCGAGCCCGTGGGTCGGGAGGCCGCCGCGGGTGCGCTCGGGCTGAGCCGCAGCACCGCCGCGTTCCACCTGGACGCGCTGGCCACCGCCGGACTGCTCGCCGTCGAGTTCCGGCGGCTGGGTGGGCGCCGCGGTCCCGGGGCCGGCCGCCCGACGAAGCGGTACACTCGCGCCGCCGAGGAGATCTCGGTGTCCGTGCCGCCCCGGCACTACGAGCTCGCCGCGGACCTGTTCGCCGGGGCGATCGCCGAGTCCACGCGCACCGGTGCCGGCGTCCGGGACGTGCTCCGCGAGCGCGCGGCTGCCGACGGCCGCGCTCGCGGCGAGCGCGCGGGCACGTTCGAGGCGGCGCTGGCGAGCGTGGGCTTCACCCCGCGGGAGGAGCCGGCCGGTGACCTGGTGATGGGCAACTGCCCCTTCCATCAGCTCGCGCAGGCGCACACCGAACTGGTCTGCGAGCTCAATTACTCGCTCGTGCGGGGCATGGCCGAGGGCGCCGCGTGCGGACGGCGGGTGGTCGCCGATCCCGGCGCCGGGCGCTGCTGCGTGCGGGCCGAGGCCGGGCCCGACCAGGGCGCCGGGGCCACCCTGACCGAACGCCCGGACGTCAGTCCCGGTCCTCGGAGTTGA
- a CDS encoding SDR family NAD(P)-dependent oxidoreductase: protein MPTALITGASSGIGLAFARHLARRGNVLVLVARSTDRLEEIAAECRAIGAPAVEVLGADLATSAGMDAVAARLGHPDIRTLVNNAGLAVGTPFLTADEADLRRQLAVNVEAVLRLTHAALPGLVERGNGAIINVASIASMLPGRGSTYSASKAWVLQFSEGLATDVASHGVRVQALCPGFVRTEFHDRAEIDMSTMPDWMYVDVDHLVATSLRDLERGVVMSVPGALYRTIAFLSRAAPRSVVRRLASSINSEDRD, encoded by the coding sequence ATGCCCACCGCTCTCATCACCGGCGCCTCGTCCGGCATCGGCCTCGCGTTCGCCCGGCACCTCGCGCGGCGGGGCAACGTCCTGGTCCTGGTCGCCCGCAGCACCGACCGCCTCGAGGAGATCGCCGCCGAGTGCCGGGCCATCGGCGCCCCGGCAGTTGAGGTGCTCGGGGCCGACCTGGCGACCTCGGCCGGGATGGATGCCGTGGCCGCCCGACTCGGCCACCCCGACATCCGCACCCTCGTCAACAACGCGGGCCTCGCCGTCGGCACGCCGTTCCTGACCGCCGACGAGGCGGACCTGCGCCGCCAGCTCGCCGTCAACGTCGAGGCGGTGCTGCGGCTGACCCACGCTGCGCTGCCGGGCCTGGTCGAGCGCGGCAACGGCGCGATCATCAACGTCGCCTCGATCGCGTCCATGCTGCCCGGCCGCGGCAGCACGTACTCGGCCTCGAAGGCCTGGGTGCTGCAGTTCTCCGAAGGGCTCGCGACCGACGTCGCCTCGCACGGCGTCCGGGTCCAGGCGCTCTGCCCGGGGTTCGTGCGCACCGAGTTCCACGACCGCGCCGAGATCGACATGTCGACGATGCCCGACTGGATGTACGTGGACGTCGACCACCTCGTCGCCACGTCGCTGCGGGACCTCGAGCGTGGCGTCGTGATGAGTGTCCCCGGCGCGCTCTACCGCACGATCGCGTTCCTGTCCCGGGCGGCGCCGCGGTCGGTGGTGCGCCGACTGGCGTCGTCGATCAACTCCGAGGACCGGGACTGA